The following coding sequences lie in one Spirosoma sp. KUDC1026 genomic window:
- the truA gene encoding tRNA pseudouridine(38-40) synthase TruA, with the protein MRYFLELAYRGTAYHGWQRQPNGISVQEVLETALTTVLREPITIVGSGRTDAGVHAGQQFAHFETAKELPETLIRSLNGLVSNNIAVYACFPVRADDHARYTATFRYYQYTIIRRKNPFRTDLAYVFAHPLDVALMNEAASLLVNHTDFESFSKVKTDVRTFNCRIDFAYWEEQADGTLMFHIKADRFLRGMVRAVVGTLLAVGQGQLSVASFDDIIRARDRKRAGRAAPADGLSLVEVGYPAEVFTMRQNPPAL; encoded by the coding sequence ATGCGTTATTTTCTTGAACTGGCTTACCGGGGAACGGCCTACCACGGCTGGCAGCGGCAACCCAACGGCATCAGCGTGCAGGAAGTGCTGGAAACAGCCCTGACAACGGTACTCCGGGAGCCGATTACGATTGTGGGCAGTGGCCGGACCGATGCGGGCGTTCACGCGGGACAGCAGTTCGCTCATTTCGAAACTGCAAAAGAGCTGCCGGAAACGCTGATTCGCTCGCTGAATGGATTAGTGTCGAACAACATTGCCGTATACGCGTGCTTTCCCGTGCGCGCCGACGATCACGCCCGATACACCGCTACGTTTCGTTATTACCAATACACCATCATTCGCCGAAAAAACCCGTTCCGTACGGACCTGGCTTATGTTTTCGCGCACCCGCTGGACGTAGCGCTCATGAATGAAGCGGCCAGTCTGCTCGTGAACCACACGGATTTTGAAAGTTTCAGTAAGGTAAAAACGGACGTCCGGACGTTCAACTGCCGGATTGATTTTGCCTACTGGGAAGAACAGGCTGACGGAACCCTAATGTTCCATATCAAAGCTGACCGGTTTTTGCGGGGTATGGTCCGGGCGGTGGTGGGTACGTTGCTGGCGGTAGGGCAGGGGCAACTCAGCGTGGCCAGCTTCGACGACATCATCCGGGCGCGGGATCGGAAGCGGGCGGGCCGGGCGGCACCGGCCGATGGGCTCTCACTGGTGGAAGTCGGCTATCCGGCCGAGGTGTTTACGATGCGACAGAACCCACCCGCGCTATAG
- a CDS encoding deoxynucleoside kinase produces MHIAITGNIGAGKTTLAELLAAHYGWEVLYEAVDGNPYLADFYDDMPRWAFQLQVYFLNSRFAQIRKIGQVRNENQANPNQQQTIIQDRTIYEDSAIFARNLHQNGQMSERDYQTYLGLFNNMLSLVRPPDLMVYLRADLPKLRDQIRKRGRPFEQAISDDYLLQLNRLYEEFIRTYQAGPVLILDVNTLDYAVRSTDFNQVVQRIDEQLATITH; encoded by the coding sequence ATGCACATTGCTATTACGGGAAACATTGGTGCCGGTAAGACAACGCTGGCCGAACTCCTGGCTGCTCATTACGGCTGGGAAGTACTTTACGAAGCCGTTGACGGCAATCCCTACCTGGCCGACTTTTACGACGATATGCCGCGTTGGGCATTTCAGTTGCAGGTTTATTTTCTGAACAGTCGATTCGCTCAGATTCGAAAAATCGGCCAAGTCCGGAACGAGAATCAGGCAAATCCAAACCAGCAGCAGACCATCATTCAGGATCGAACGATTTACGAAGACTCGGCCATTTTCGCCCGTAATCTGCACCAGAACGGGCAGATGTCCGAACGTGATTACCAGACGTACCTGGGGTTGTTTAACAACATGCTTAGCCTGGTCCGGCCGCCTGACCTGATGGTGTATTTACGAGCTGATCTGCCCAAACTACGCGATCAGATCCGGAAGCGTGGCCGCCCCTTCGAGCAAGCCATCAGCGACGACTATCTGCTCCAGCTAAACCGGTTATACGAAGAATTTATTCGAACGTATCAGGCCGGCCCTGTACTGATCCTGGATGTCAATACCCTCGATTATGCCGTCCGATCAACCGATTTTAACCAGGTCGTTCAACGTATTGATGAGCAGTTAGCGACGATAACTCACTAG
- a CDS encoding pyridoxamine 5'-phosphate oxidase family protein, translated as MELDKLRNKITDIRIAMLTTLELDGDFHTRPMATHDMDADGSMWFFTYDNSHKVEEIEKDPRVSVAFSDPGSELYVSTTGTAEIVKDKAKINELWSDFLKTWFPQGKDDPNIALLKVTIHGGEYWDRPGGKMVKLFEMAKGAITGEADKTGRNEKFGDELR; from the coding sequence ATGGAGCTGGATAAGCTTCGGAACAAGATTACGGACATTCGTATCGCTATGCTGACCACATTGGAATTGGATGGCGATTTTCATACCCGGCCGATGGCTACTCACGACATGGATGCGGACGGTTCGATGTGGTTTTTTACCTACGACAACTCGCACAAAGTAGAGGAAATAGAAAAAGACCCGCGTGTCAGCGTCGCGTTTTCAGATCCTGGTTCGGAGTTGTACGTATCGACAACAGGGACTGCTGAGATTGTAAAAGACAAAGCCAAAATTAATGAGCTTTGGTCGGACTTTCTGAAAACCTGGTTTCCGCAGGGAAAAGACGACCCGAATATCGCGTTGTTGAAAGTGACGATTCATGGTGGCGAATACTGGGATCGGCCCGGTGGTAAAATGGTCAAACTTTTCGAAATGGCGAAAGGCGCTATCACAGGCGAAGCTGATAAAACAGGCCGCAACGAGAAGTTTGGTGATGAACTCCGCTAG
- a CDS encoding helix-turn-helix domain-containing protein produces the protein MTLVSENIRYLRKLNGLTQEQFSRKINIKRSLLGAYEEARANPNQQNMQAIAKAFNTTVELLTRQDLRKLRETPTLSIPLGQKTSQPERTQSTTAIRSDGILDAEEDDPFQHPDFPDIFAQPDPKSSATPEPQPLSSVLNKYYRPQEPAREPRPAPVPPVITPPVRPTNERVQAEALTFNNVYEGVAASQQPQPVSQPTAPLIPVVLVTQFNEYGQRHQQPDFLHRLPTMQLPTLSEGNYRAFEAGEDFTFPGALLVGQFVRNWFDIADGQTYVLLLQRADAVRPICCRRIYNQVKVKGTLLLTADRPDVPNQEVALKDVLEVWEVKAFVSQQLPPPAPSTDRLRQLIEELRFEVERL, from the coding sequence ATGACACTCGTCAGCGAAAATATCCGTTATCTGCGCAAACTGAACGGTCTGACGCAGGAGCAGTTTTCCCGAAAAATAAACATAAAGCGTTCGTTGCTAGGGGCCTACGAAGAAGCGCGGGCAAATCCGAATCAACAGAACATGCAGGCTATTGCTAAAGCGTTCAACACCACCGTTGAATTGCTAACCCGGCAAGACCTGCGCAAACTCCGTGAGACGCCCACCCTCAGTATTCCACTGGGGCAGAAAACCTCACAACCGGAACGAACTCAGTCGACAACGGCCATTCGGTCGGACGGCATACTTGATGCCGAAGAAGACGATCCCTTTCAACACCCGGATTTTCCGGATATTTTTGCCCAGCCTGATCCAAAGTCGTCAGCCACGCCGGAGCCCCAGCCGCTGTCATCGGTATTGAACAAGTACTACCGGCCGCAGGAGCCCGCACGGGAACCACGTCCGGCACCTGTGCCCCCCGTCATTACGCCCCCCGTTCGGCCAACAAACGAGCGGGTGCAGGCCGAAGCGCTGACCTTCAACAATGTGTACGAAGGAGTGGCAGCATCGCAGCAGCCCCAGCCCGTTAGTCAGCCGACGGCCCCACTAATTCCGGTTGTGCTGGTGACACAGTTCAATGAGTACGGTCAGCGTCATCAGCAACCCGATTTTCTGCACCGATTGCCGACCATGCAACTGCCTACACTATCGGAAGGGAATTACCGGGCGTTCGAAGCGGGAGAAGATTTTACGTTTCCGGGAGCGTTACTGGTTGGGCAGTTCGTGCGCAACTGGTTCGACATTGCCGATGGCCAGACGTACGTATTGCTCCTTCAGCGCGCCGATGCCGTACGCCCGATCTGCTGCCGCCGAATATATAATCAGGTAAAAGTGAAAGGAACACTTCTGCTCACCGCCGACCGACCTGATGTACCTAACCAGGAAGTAGCGCTCAAGGACGTACTGGAGGTCTGGGAGGTAAAAGCGTTCGTGAGTCAGCAGCTCCCCCCGCCCGCGCCCAGCACCGATCGTCTTCGGCAATTGATCGAAGAATTACGGTTCGAGGTAGAGCGGTTGTGA
- a CDS encoding DinB family protein: MHKLETARQLQSRLDRILDTVTREFSPLSAGQLRFKLAPDRWSILECLQHLNLAERFYIRNIQHKVDRLGLVQTSPTDQTFVSSWVGKAMRYMVDPQTKMKVPTPGILRPRRVSELDATDVLNQFIELQTLLRDLLNKAIYLDWNQESLSTLFGNWLTIRLGDAILMLVAHTERHINQAMRVKAEMSNFVA; this comes from the coding sequence ATGCACAAACTTGAGACCGCCCGGCAACTCCAAAGCCGTCTTGACCGTATTCTGGATACCGTAACGCGGGAGTTCAGCCCATTATCGGCCGGACAGCTGCGTTTTAAACTGGCACCGGATCGCTGGAGCATTCTGGAATGTCTGCAGCACCTGAACCTGGCCGAGCGGTTCTACATCCGGAACATTCAGCATAAAGTTGATCGGCTTGGGCTGGTGCAGACAAGCCCAACCGACCAGACCTTTGTATCGAGCTGGGTTGGGAAAGCCATGCGCTACATGGTCGATCCGCAGACAAAAATGAAAGTACCGACACCGGGTATTCTCCGGCCGCGCCGGGTTAGTGAACTGGATGCAACGGACGTATTGAATCAGTTTATTGAGCTGCAAACCCTGCTGCGCGACCTGCTCAACAAGGCTATTTACCTCGACTGGAACCAGGAGTCGCTAAGTACCTTATTTGGTAACTGGCTGACCATCCGGTTGGGCGATGCTATCCTGATGCTGGTGGCGCATACGGAGCGGCATATCAATCAGGCGATGCGCGTAAAGGCTGAAATGAGTAACTTTGTCGCTTAG
- a CDS encoding rhodanese-related sulfurtransferase: protein MKPYRVLLYYIYSPIENPEQYREEHHLLCLNLNLLGRVIVAPEGLNGTVSGLAADCEAYMAALHADPRFAGIDFKIDEADEHAFQKLHVRVKKEIVHSDLPVDPLRQTGIHLDPEAFRDLKNDPDVVLVDMRSNYEHAVGKFKGAITFDMENLRELPDHVHEIEHLRDKKIITYCTGGIKCEKASAYLLARGFENVYQLHGGIIKYGMEAGGEDFDGQCYVFDNRVTVPVNHVNPEVLSTCYRCGTATSRMINCASPTCNNHVTLCESCGDAHAGTCSDACKDDAQLRPYDGTGYYGKKTQDYSPMQGYKSRQGQQIGVLLNDE, encoded by the coding sequence ATGAAACCGTACCGCGTCCTTCTTTATTACATCTATTCGCCGATTGAAAATCCGGAGCAGTATCGCGAGGAGCATCATCTGTTGTGTCTGAACCTGAACTTGCTGGGGCGGGTCATCGTTGCCCCCGAAGGCCTGAATGGTACTGTTTCAGGGCTGGCGGCCGACTGCGAGGCTTATATGGCGGCTCTGCACGCTGACCCTCGCTTTGCCGGTATTGATTTCAAAATCGACGAAGCCGATGAGCACGCGTTTCAGAAACTGCACGTTCGGGTGAAGAAAGAAATTGTTCACTCGGATCTGCCGGTTGATCCGCTTCGCCAGACGGGAATTCATCTGGACCCGGAAGCCTTTCGTGATCTGAAAAACGACCCGGACGTCGTGCTGGTTGATATGCGGTCTAACTACGAACACGCGGTCGGCAAATTCAAAGGCGCTATTACGTTCGACATGGAGAATCTGCGTGAGTTGCCGGATCACGTCCATGAGATCGAACACCTGCGGGATAAAAAAATCATTACGTACTGTACAGGGGGCATCAAGTGCGAGAAAGCCAGTGCGTATCTACTTGCCCGTGGGTTCGAGAACGTTTATCAGCTCCATGGTGGGATTATCAAATACGGTATGGAAGCCGGTGGGGAAGACTTTGACGGGCAATGCTACGTGTTCGATAACCGCGTAACCGTGCCGGTTAACCACGTCAACCCCGAGGTTCTGTCTACCTGCTACCGCTGCGGTACCGCTACGAGCCGCATGATCAACTGCGCTAGTCCGACCTGCAACAACCACGTAACGCTCTGCGAAAGCTGTGGTGATGCACACGCTGGCACCTGCTCAGACGCCTGCAAGGACGATGCGCAACTGCGGCCTTATGACGGTACGGGCTATTACGGCAAGAAAACCCAGGACTATTCACCCATGCAAGGGTACAAAAGTCGGCAGGGACAGCAGATTGGTGTCCTATTGAACGACGAGTAA
- a CDS encoding beta strand repeat-containing protein, with the protein MPGYAEDPPGKVAAVAIGSRIFQDANRNGIQDAGDADLSGVTVRLYQSGIQRGITTSNASGQYSFNDATVAGGVRPNTPYEIRILSTDFPARQNLTLSRQGGNPALDSDADLVGNIAVIPVTTGGDGSTLSGYDVGFVAGPPDLQITKVSGVSQTTTGSTVTYTITVNNIGESSAAGVIVRDTIQSGLTYTSSTPAATTITPGNILAWNLGTLAAGASSTITLNVTVTGEGVLYNTAYVTTTDADPNLSNNVSRSTFTVPVKICAGEAYVASLPASYSNVQWYNGTTPVATGNSFTITAAGSYSFTTTSSVGCPVSGCSPIIIYQGTVPSLAITPANPAICNGTSTTLTASGDGAGTYRWNTGAITAAISVTPTSTTAYSVTFTPASTSSCPASTSATVTVNPAVTATIAGNLTICNGTSTVLTASGAAAGTGTSSYRWSTGAVTAAISVTPTATTAYSVTVIDGNGCSGVTSATVTVNPAVTATIAGNLTICNGTSTVLTASGAAAGTGTSSYRWSTGAVTAAISVTPTATTAYSVTVIDGNGCSGVTSATVTVNPAVTATIAGNLTICNGTSTVLTASGAAAGTGTSSYRWSTGAVTAAISVTPTATTAYSVTVIDGNGCSGVTSATVTVNPAVTATIAGNLTICNGTSTVLTASGGTSYVWNTGAITAAISVTPTATTTYSVTVTSVDGCVGSTSATVTVNPAVTATIAGNLTICNGTSTVLTASGGTSYVWNTGAITAAISVTPTATTAYSVTVIDGNGCSGVTSATVTVNPAVTATIAGNLTICNGTSTVLTASGAAAGTGTSSYRWSTGAVTAAISVTPTATTAYSVTVIDGNGCSGVTSATVTVNPAVTATIAGNLTICNGTSTVLTASGGTSYVWNTGAITAAISVTPTATTTYSVTVTSVDGCVGSTSATVTVNPAVTATIAGNLTICNGTSTVLTASGGTSYVWNTGAITAAISVTPTATTAYSVTVIDGNGCSGVTSATVTVNPAVTATIAGNLTICNGTSTVLTASGAAAGTGTSSYRWSTGAVTAAISVTPTATTAYSVTVIDGNGCSGVTSATVTVNPAVTATIAGNLTICNGTSTVLTASGGTSYVWNTGAITATISVTPTATTTYSVTVTSVDGCVGSTSATVTVNPAVTATIAGNLTICNGTSTVLTASGGTSYVWNTGAITAAISVTPTATTAYSVTVIDGNGCSGVTSATVTVNPAVTATIAGNLTICNGTSTVLTASGAAAGTGTSSYRWSTGAVTAAISVTPTATTTYSVTVIDGNGCSGVTSATVTVNPAVTATIAGNLTICNGTSTVLTASGGTSYVWNTGAITATISVTPTATTTYSVTVTSVDGCVGSTSATVTVNPAVTATIAGNLTICNGTSTVLTASGGTSYVWNTGAITAAISVTPTATTAYSVTVIDGNGCSGVTSATVTVNPAVTATIAGNLTICNGTSTVLTASGAAAGTGTSSYRWSTGAVTAAISVTPTATTAYSVTVIDGNGCSGVTSATVTVNPAVTATIAGNLTICNGTSTVLTASGGTSYRWNTGAITAAISVTPTATTTYSVTVTSVDGCVGSTSATVTVNPAVTATIAGNLTICNGTSTVLTASGAAAGTGTSSYRWSTGAVTAAISVTPTATTAYSVTVIDGNGCSGVTSATVTVNPAVTATIAGNLTICNGTSTVLTASGGTSYVWNTGAITAAISVTPTVTTAYSVTVTNGDGCSGVASTTVTVNPTPQLTISPVSTTLCQGQSTTLTIGGCEGGTLIWSTGDNTSSLVVAPLTTITYSATCTFATSCSSTISTTVTVTPAPTFVPSSITATAASCSGVNANNDARITLANLQNTQSAGIIAGETYTGGPAFGAAGTVTVSNGTVTFNNLPDPSVPQVYTVRLYSATGCSTDVQVTLTPANCCPDPTCLPVILQKITR; encoded by the coding sequence GTGCCCGGGTACGCTGAAGATCCGCCAGGAAAAGTAGCTGCGGTGGCTATTGGGAGCCGAATTTTTCAGGACGCCAATCGTAACGGGATTCAGGATGCTGGCGACGCCGATTTAAGCGGAGTAACCGTTCGGTTGTACCAGAGTGGAATTCAGCGGGGTATAACCACGTCCAATGCCTCGGGTCAATATTCTTTCAATGATGCGACGGTAGCCGGCGGGGTCAGACCTAATACGCCCTATGAGATTCGTATCCTGTCTACCGATTTTCCCGCCAGACAGAACCTGACGTTAAGTCGGCAGGGAGGAAATCCTGCGCTCGATAGCGACGCTGATCTGGTGGGTAATATTGCCGTCATTCCGGTCACGACGGGGGGGGATGGCAGTACGCTCAGCGGGTATGATGTGGGTTTTGTGGCTGGTCCACCCGATCTGCAGATCACCAAAGTATCTGGTGTTAGTCAGACGACAACGGGCAGTACGGTTACGTACACGATTACCGTAAATAACATCGGCGAAAGCTCGGCGGCTGGTGTCATCGTGCGGGATACGATCCAGTCGGGACTGACATATACCTCATCTACGCCTGCCGCAACGACAATAACGCCCGGTAATATTCTGGCATGGAACCTGGGAACGCTGGCTGCTGGTGCCTCCTCGACAATTACGCTGAACGTGACGGTAACGGGAGAAGGTGTCCTTTATAATACGGCTTATGTAACAACAACCGACGCCGATCCGAACCTAAGCAACAATGTCAGCCGGTCGACGTTCACGGTGCCAGTTAAAATCTGCGCTGGCGAAGCCTATGTCGCAAGCCTGCCCGCTTCCTACTCCAACGTGCAGTGGTATAATGGTACGACGCCGGTAGCCACCGGAAACAGCTTTACCATTACGGCGGCTGGTAGTTACAGTTTCACAACAACATCAAGCGTAGGCTGCCCGGTAAGCGGGTGCAGCCCAATCATCATTTATCAGGGTACTGTTCCTTCACTGGCCATCACGCCCGCGAACCCTGCTATTTGTAATGGTACGTCAACGACGCTGACAGCATCGGGCGATGGGGCAGGTACTTACCGCTGGAATACGGGTGCCATCACGGCGGCCATCTCGGTGACGCCAACCTCAACCACGGCCTACTCAGTGACGTTCACGCCTGCCAGCACAAGCAGCTGCCCGGCAAGTACCTCGGCGACGGTGACGGTCAACCCAGCGGTGACGGCCACGATTGCAGGCAACCTGACCATCTGTAACGGTACGTCAACGGTGCTGACAGCGTCGGGTGCGGCTGCAGGTACGGGTACGAGCAGCTACCGCTGGAGCACGGGTGCTGTCACGGCGGCCATCTCGGTAACCCCAACGGCGACCACGGCTTACTCAGTGACGGTGATCGACGGGAACGGTTGTTCGGGGGTGACCTCGGCCACGGTGACAGTCAACCCAGCGGTGACAGCCACCATCGCAGGCAACCTGACCATCTGTAACGGTACGTCAACGGTGCTGACAGCCTCGGGTGCGGCTGCGGGTACAGGTACGAGCAGCTACCGCTGGAGCACGGGTGCTGTCACGGCGGCCATCTCGGTAACCCCAACGGCGACCACGGCTTACTCGGTGACAGTGATCGACGGGAACGGTTGTTCGGGGGTGACCTCGGCGACGGTGACGGTCAACCCAGCGGTGACAGCCACGATTGCGGGCAACCTGACCATCTGTAACGGTACGTCAACGGTGCTGACAGCGTCGGGTGCGGCTGCAGGTACGGGTACGAGCAGCTACCGCTGGAGCACGGGTGCTGTCACGGCGGCCATCTCGGTAACCCCAACGGCGACCACGGCTTACTCAGTGACGGTGATCGACGGGAACGGTTGTTCGGGGGTGACCTCGGCGACGGTGACGGTCAACCCAGCGGTGACAGCCACGATTGCGGGCAACCTGACCATCTGTAACGGTACGTCAACGGTGCTGACAGCGTCGGGTGGCACCAGCTACGTATGGAACACCGGAGCTATCACGGCGGCCATCTCGGTAACCCCAACGGCGACCACGACCTACTCGGTGACGGTGACCAGCGTAGATGGTTGCGTAGGCTCGACCTCGGCCACGGTGACGGTCAACCCAGCGGTGACGGCCACCATCGCAGGTAACCTGACCATCTGTAACGGTACGTCAACGGTGCTGACAGCGTCGGGTGGCACCAGCTACGTATGGAACACCGGAGCTATCACGGCGGCCATCTCGGTAACGCCAACGGCGACCACGGCTTACTCAGTGACGGTGATCGACGGGAACGGTTGTTCGGGGGTGACCTCGGCCACGGTGACGGTCAACCCAGCGGTGACAGCCACGATTGCGGGCAACCTGACCATCTGTAACGGTACGTCAACGGTGCTGACAGCGTCGGGTGCGGCTGCAGGTACGGGTACGAGCAGCTACCGCTGGAGCACGGGTGCTGTCACGGCGGCCATCTCGGTAACCCCAACGGCGACCACGGCTTACTCAGTGACGGTGATCGACGGGAACGGTTGTTCGGGGGTGACCTCGGCGACGGTGACGGTCAACCCAGCGGTGACAGCCACGATTGCGGGCAACCTGACCATCTGTAACGGTACGTCAACGGTGCTGACAGCGTCGGGTGGCACCAGCTACGTATGGAACACCGGAGCTATCACGGCGGCCATCTCGGTAACCCCAACGGCGACCACGACCTACTCGGTGACGGTGACCAGCGTAGATGGTTGCGTAGGCTCGACCTCGGCCACGGTGACGGTCAACCCAGCGGTGACGGCCACCATCGCAGGTAACCTGACCATCTGTAACGGTACGTCAACGGTGCTGACAGCGTCGGGTGGCACCAGCTACGTATGGAACACCGGAGCTATCACGGCGGCCATCTCGGTAACGCCAACGGCGACCACGGCTTACTCAGTGACGGTGATCGACGGGAACGGTTGTTCGGGGGTGACCTCGGCCACGGTGACGGTCAACCCAGCGGTGACAGCCACGATTGCGGGCAACCTGACCATCTGTAACGGTACGTCAACGGTGCTGACAGCCTCGGGTGCGGCTGCAGGTACGGGTACGAGCAGCTACCGCTGGAGCACGGGTGCTGTCACGGCGGCCATCTCGGTAACCCCAACGGCGACCACGGCTTACTCAGTGACGGTGATCGACGGGAACGGTTGTTCGGGGGTGACCTCGGCGACGGTGACGGTCAACCCAGCGGTGACAGCCACGATTGCGGGCAACCTGACCATCTGTAACGGTACGTCAACGGTGCTGACAGCGTCGGGTGGCACCAGCTACGTATGGAACACCGGAGCTATCACGGCGACCATCTCGGTAACGCCAACGGCGACCACGACCTACTCGGTGACGGTGACCAGCGTAGATGGTTGCGTAGGCTCGACCTCGGCCACGGTGACGGTCAACCCAGCGGTGACAGCCACGATTGCGGGCAACCTGACCATCTGTAACGGTACGTCAACGGTGCTGACAGCGTCGGGTGGCACCAGCTACGTATGGAACACCGGAGCTATCACGGCGGCCATCTCGGTAACGCCAACGGCGACCACGGCTTACTCAGTGACGGTGATCGACGGGAACGGTTGTTCGGGGGTGACCTCGGCCACGGTGACGGTCAACCCAGCGGTGACAGCCACGATTGCGGGCAACCTGACCATCTGTAACGGTACGTCAACGGTGCTGACAGCGTCGGGTGCGGCTGCAGGTACGGGTACGAGCAGCTACCGCTGGAGCACGGGTGCTGTCACGGCGGCCATCTCGGTAACCCCAACGGCGACCACGACCTACTCAGTGACGGTGATCGACGGGAACGGTTGTTCGGGGGTGACCTCGGCGACGGTGACGGTCAACCCAGCGGTGACAGCCACGATTGCGGGCAACCTGACCATCTGTAACGGTACGTCAACGGTGCTGACAGCGTCGGGTGGCACCAGCTACGTATGGAACACCGGAGCTATCACGGCGACCATCTCGGTAACGCCAACGGCGACCACGACCTACTCGGTGACGGTGACCAGCGTAGATGGTTGCGTAGGCTCGACCTCGGCCACGGTGACGGTCAACCCAGCGGTGACGGCCACCATCGCAGGTAACCTGACCATCTGTAACGGTACGTCAACGGTGCTGACAGCGTCGGGTGGCACCAGCTACGTATGGAACACCGGAGCTATCACGGCGGCCATCTCGGTAACGCCAACGGCGACCACGGCTTACTCAGTGACGGTGATCGACGGGAACGGTTGTTCGGGGGTGACCTCGGCGACGGTGACGGTCAACCCAGCGGTGACAGCCACGATTGCGGGCAACCTGACCATCTGTAACGGTACGTCAACGGTGCTGACAGCCTCGGGTGCGGCTGCAGGTACGGGTACGAGCAGCTACCGCTGGAGCACGGGTGCTGTCACGGCGGCCATCTCGGTAACGCCAACGGCGACCACGGCTTACTCAGTGACGGTGATCGACGGGAACGGTTGTTCGGGGGTGACCTCGGCGACGGTGACGGTCAACCCAGCGGTGACAGCCACGATTGCGGGCAACCTGACCATCTGTAACGGTACGTCAACGGTGCTGACAGCCTCGGGTGGCACCAGCTACCGCTGGAACACCGGAGCTATCACGGCGGCCATCTCGGTAACCCCAACGGCGACCACGACCTACTCGGTGACGGTGACCAGCGTAGATGGTTGCGTAGGCTCGACCTCGGCCACGGTGACGGTCAACCCAGCCGTAACGGCCACCATCGCAGGTAACCTGACCATCTGTAACGGTACGTCAACGGTGCTGACAGCCTCGGGTGCGGCTGCAGGTACAGGTACGAGCAGCTACCGCTGGAGCACGGGTGCTGTCACGGCGGCCATCTCGGTAACCCCAACAGCGACCACGGCTTACTCAGTGACGGTGATCGACGGGAACGGTTGTTCGGGGGTGACCTCGGCGACGGTGACGGTCAACCCAGCGGTGACGGCCACGATTGCGGGCAACCTGACCATCTGTAACGGTACGTCAACGGTGCTGACGGCCTCGGGTGGCACCAGCTACGTATGGAACACCGGAGCCATCACGGCGGCCATCTCGGTAACCCCAACGGTGACCACGGCTTACTCGGTGACGGTGACTAATGGTGATGGTTGTAGTGGAGTAGCGTCAACAACGGTAACGGTGAACCCAACACCTCAGCTGACCATATCGCCGGTAAGCACAACACTGTGCCAAGGACAGTCGACAACGCTGACGATTGGTGGTTGCGAAGGTGGTACGTTAATCTGGTCGACGGGTGATAATACCAGTTCGCTGGTGGTTGCTCCGCTGACGACCATTACCTACTCGGCAACCTGTACGTTCGCTACCAGCTGTTCGAGCACAATCTCGACAACAGTGACGGTGACTCCTGCGCCGACCTTCGTGCCAAGCAGTATTACCGCCACAGCGGCAAGCTGTTCGGGGGTGAATGCCAACAACGACGCGCGGATTACACTGGCTAACCTGCAGAACACGCAGAGCGCAGGTATCATCGCTGGCGAAACTTACACGGGTGGACCGGCCTTCGGAGCCGCTGGAACGGTAACAGTGTCTAATGGTACGGTTACCTTTAACAATCTGCCCGATCCGTCGGTACCACAGGTGTATACAGTCCGACTCTACAGCGCCACGGGCTGCTCTACGGATGTTCAGGTAACCCTGACTCCGGCCAACTGCTGCCCAGATCCAACCTGTCTGCCGGTTATTCTTCAAAAAATAACCAGGTAA
- a CDS encoding NTP transferase domain-containing protein, with the protein MGGLPKQLITYKGQSLIQRTTESALALQRGPVVVVLGANRESVITELEGLPITLVDNPSWPTGQASSLKTGLAGLYLTHKDIDAVLILHIDQPMVSLGLLLHMLETYKEDGKPIVACRYDTQLSVPALFSRDYIAELLQLEGDKGVKWVIARHRNDRAEVPFEAGSIDLNSRRDLEQFSLAQSTDHAQT; encoded by the coding sequence ATGGGTGGCCTGCCAAAACAACTTATTACGTATAAAGGACAATCGCTGATTCAGCGGACTACCGAAAGTGCCCTTGCCTTGCAGCGTGGGCCGGTAGTGGTCGTACTGGGTGCGAACCGCGAATCCGTTATAACTGAACTGGAAGGATTACCCATTACGCTGGTCGATAACCCGAGCTGGCCAACGGGACAGGCTTCATCGCTGAAAACAGGGCTGGCTGGGCTATATCTGACCCACAAAGACATTGACGCTGTATTAATTCTGCATATCGATCAGCCCATGGTATCACTGGGGCTGCTGCTACATATGCTGGAAACCTACAAAGAGGATGGTAAACCCATAGTGGCCTGCCGCTATGATACCCAACTGAGTGTACCAGCGCTGTTCAGCCGCGATTATATCGCCGAGCTGCTGCAGCTGGAAGGTGACAAAGGGGTGAAATGGGTGATTGCCCGCCATCGGAATGACCGCGCAGAGGTGCCGTTCGAAGCCGGTTCCATCGACTTGAACTCCCGACGCGACCTTGAGCAATTCTCACTGGCTCAATCAACCGATCATGCACAAACTTGA